The Candidatus Edwardsbacteria bacterium sequence CAGGTGTTTTATCGGGCCGCCCGGCCGCTGTGCCGCGATGCGGTGCTGATGATAATGCCGGAGAGGGGGAACAACGGACAGGAACCTCCGGAGCAGGTGGCCGCGGCCATGCTGAAAAGCGACGCCGTCTTTCTGGCCACCACCAAATCGCTGTCCCATACCAGGGCCAGGAAAAATGCGTCAAAGGCCGGGGCCAGGATCGCCAGCATGCCGGGGATAACTTTGGATATGATGACCCGGACGCTGGATGTGGACTACCGGAGGATGGAGTCTGAGGGGCGCCGGCTTTGCAGTATCCTAAACGGCGCCAGGGAGGTCAATATCAAAACGACCCTGGGTACCGACCTGACCTTCTCGGTCAAGGGCCGCCGGGCGGAGCCCGATACCGGCATCATCCCCGGCCCTGGCGGATTCACCAACTTGCCGGCCGGCGAGGTCTACCTGGCCCCGGTGGAGGGCACCGCCCAGGGACGGTTGG is a genomic window containing:
- a CDS encoding aminopeptidase, whose product is MNKIDKAVKVALEQCLAVKKSETVLVVTDEGNLESGQVFYRAARPLCRDAVLMIMPERGNNGQEPPEQVAAAMLKSDAVFLATTKSLSHTRARKNASKAGARIASMPGITLDMMTRTLDVDYRRMESEGRRLCSILNGAREVNIKTTLGTDLTFSVKGRRAEPDTGIIPGPGGFTNLPAGEVYLAPVEGTAQGRLVVDGSIGDTGILKKPIEIAISRGFAVGMKGGREAKKLWEMLSKHGKNAFNVAEFGIGINPRAKITGNILEDEKALTTIHIALGDNSGFGGKVSVPSHQDGIVRDPSVWVDGKLLMEKGKLKI